In Sander lucioperca isolate FBNREF2018 chromosome 12, SLUC_FBN_1.2, whole genome shotgun sequence, one DNA window encodes the following:
- the actr8 gene encoding actin-related protein 8, with translation MTQAEKEQDSGKEKEKERDKEKEKEQQRGVKRPIAPPAIPDPLQEQIQSNFIVVINPGSRTLRIGRATDTLPVTLPHVIARRHKQTGQPRYEDAWLLRDGLNKAESNEQRQNGLKMVDQAIWSKKMSNGVRRTPVSAEQARAYNCQIRPAVLDSSSRVKWTNTAHQPPHLVGEEAIYVNPSDCYNIHWPIVRGQLNVHASPGGSLTAVLADLETIWSHVIQKQLEIPLKDLKYYRCILLVPDIYNRQHIKEVVNMLLLNMGFSAIIVHQESVCATFGSGLSSACVVDVGDQKTSLCCVEDGVSHRNSRLCLAYGGSDVTRTFFWLLQRAGFPYRDCQLSSRLDCQLLQHLKETFCHLNQDISGLQDHEFQTRFPEAPALLYQVRLGDEKLQAPMGLFYPTTFGIVGQKMTSLQYRSQGDSEDPHDEHYLLATQSKQDQSSKSAADRKGISRPGGGLDGEMSSQGGIGELSDLTRGCGSGGGGGAMKVEMEFGPAQGECLMGAGEVEEPLSAHLSRKTAIMSQFESKALGLDKAILHSIDCCGSDETKRKMYSSILVVGGGLMFHGAQEFLLHRIINKMPPSFRRLVDNVEVITRPKDMDPQLISWKGGAVLACLDTTQEMWIHQREWQRFGVRMLRERAAFVW, from the exons ATGACTCAGGCTGAGAAAGAGCAGGACAGCGggaaggagaaagaaaaggaacgagataaggagaaagagaaggagcaaCAACGTGGGGTGAAAAGACCCATCGCTCCTCCAGCCATCCCAGACCCTCTTCAGGAG CAAATACAAAGCAATTTTATAGTTGTCATCAACCCTGGTTCAAGGACACTCCGCATTGGCCGAGCAACAGACACTCTTCCAGTAACACTCCCACATGTGATAGCCCGCAGACACAAGCAAACTGGACAGCCCAGATATGAAGATGCCTGGCTATTGAGAGATGGTCTAAAT AAAGCAGAGAGTAATGAGCAGAGGCAGAATGGGCTTAAAATGGTCGACCAGGCCATCTGGTCCAAGAAGATGTCGAATGGAGTGCGGAGGACACCTGTGTCCGCTGAACAG gccagAGCGTATAACTGTCAGATCCGGCCAGCAGTACTGGACAGCAGCTCGAGGGTGAAGTGGACCAACACAGCTCACCAGCCTCCTCATCTGGTGGGAGAGGAG GCTATTTATGTGAATCCATCTGACTGTTACAACATCCACTGGCCTATAGTTAGAGGTCAGCTTAATGTGCACGCCAGTCCTGGAGGCTCACTGACCGCTGTCCTGGCTGACCTCGAGACGATCTGGAGTCATGTTATTCAAAAGCAACTGGAGATCCCCCTCAAAGACTTAAAG TATTACAGATGCATCCTATTGGTCCCTGACATCTACAACAGGCAGCACATCAAAGAAGTTGTCAACATGCTGCTGCTTAATATGGGCTTCTCAG cgatCATTGTGCACCAGGAGTCGGTGTGTGCTACATTTGGCAGTGGGCTGAGCAGTGCTTGTGTCGTAGATGTAGGAGACCAGAAGACCAGTCTTTGCTGTGTAGAAGACGGAGTGTCCCACCGGAACTCCAG GTTGTGTTTGGCATACGGTGGCTCAGATGTGACCCGTACTTTCTTCTGGCTCCTTCAGAGAGCGGGCTTTCCCTACAGAGACTGTCAGCTGTCCAGCAGACTGGACTGTCAGCTTCTGCAGCATCTGAAAGAGACCTTTTGCCATCTAAACCAA GACATATCAGGATTACAAGATCATGAATTCCAGACAcgtttcccagaagccccagcTCTTCTCTACCAGGTTCGACTCGGGGATGAGAAATTACAG GCACCTATGGGTCTTTTCTACCCGACCACATTTGGCATCGTAGGTCAGAAGATGACATCACTTCAGTACCGTTCCCAAGGCGACTCAGAGGATCCTCATGATGAACACTACCTGCTGGCTACACAGAGCAAACAGgaccag TCCTCCAAATCTGCTGCAGACCGGAAGGGTATTTCCAGACCAGGTGGTGGTTTGGATGGTGAGATGAGCAGTCAGGGAGGGATTGGGGAGCTCTCTGACCTCACCAGGGGATGTGGGAGTGGCGGTGGTGGAGGAGCGATGAAGGTGGAGATGGAGTTTGGGCCTGCCCAGGGGGAGTGTCTGATGGGGGCAGGAGAGGTGGAAGAGCCCCTGTCTGCTCACCTCTCCAGGAAGACTGCTATCATGAGCCAGTTTGAGAGCAAAGCACTGGGCCTGGATAAGGCCATCCTGCATAGCATCGACTGCTGTG GATCAGATGAAACCAAACGCAAGATGTACAGCTCCATCCTGGTAGTGGGAGGAGGGCTCATGTTTCACGGTGCTCAGGAGTTTCTGCTTCACCGCATCATCAACAAGATGCCGCCCTCATTCAGAAGGCTGGTAGACAATGTGGAAGTTATCACGCGGCCAAAG GACATGGACCCTCAGCTGATATCGTGGAAGGGAGGAGCTGTGCTGGCGTGTCTGGACACCACTCAGGAGATGTGGATTCACCAGAGGGAGTGGCAGCGCTTTGGTGTCCGAATGCTCCGCGAGAGAGCTGCCTTTGTCTGGTGA
- the selenok gene encoding selenoprotein K, whose product MTQRTRKCASCKHSCEALAVDVTFRKMVYVSNGQVLDSRSPWRLSLLVDLFWGAVEFIGLFFKSIIHPDMTKDGNCGSSRFTDGRGPPGPPGGRRRMGRVNHGAGPSAPPMGGGG is encoded by the exons atGACACAGCGGACCCGGAAGTGCGCAAGTTGTAAACACAGCTGTGAAGCTTTGGCTGTTGACGTTACTTTCAGAAAGATGGTGTACGTGTCCAACG GTCAGGTCCTGGACAGCAGGTCACCATGGCGACTGTCCTTACTGGTCGATCTCTTCTGGGGAGCAGTGGAATTCATCGGCCTGTT TTTTAAGTCAATTATTCACCCTGACATGACAAAGGATGGAAACTGTGGTTCGTCACGCTTTACTGATGGCAGAGG TCCTCCAGGTCCCCCTGGTGGCAGAAGACGGATGGGAAGAGTAAACCACGGTGCAGGTCCCAGCGCTCCACCAATGggtggaggaggatga